In one window of Comamonas testosteroni DNA:
- a CDS encoding benzoate-CoA ligase family protein, translated as MTDFSQAFNFAQHLFDLNQARGDKNAYTDDQGTLSYAQLQEQARRLAHGLLAAGIHREERVLLVMHDMREWVISFLGAMYAGVVPVAVNTLLTAADYAYMLEHCRAQAIFTNGALVAVMQQALEQAQHEVNHIWVARPDEAPQGLPPAFEPLQPWLLQQTPLAHAARTMGDDPGFWLYSSGSTGKPKGAVHTHANPYWTAELYGKPVLGLSESDVCFSAAKLYFAYGLGNALTFPLSVGASVVLMAERPTPEATFRRWTEHQPTVFFGAPTGFAGMLAHSALPPREQVSLRMCSSAGEALPAEIAQRFKTHFGADIVDGIGSTEMLHIFISNRPDDIRYGSTGKPVPGYVVELRGEDGQPVADGEIGDLYIKGPSAALMYWANRDKTRDTFQGVWLKSGDKYVRDAEGYYTYAGRSDDMLKVSGIYVSPFEVESTLQQHPAVLEAAVIGVTDEQGLTKTKSYVVCKPGQSASEAELKAFVKSRLAAYKYPRFIEFVDELPKTATGKIQRFRLRELESKPR; from the coding sequence ATGACCGACTTCAGCCAAGCCTTCAACTTTGCCCAGCATCTGTTCGATCTCAACCAGGCGCGCGGTGACAAGAACGCCTACACCGATGACCAGGGCACGCTCAGCTATGCGCAGTTGCAGGAGCAGGCCCGCCGCTTGGCGCATGGCCTGCTCGCTGCCGGCATCCATCGCGAGGAGCGCGTGCTGCTGGTCATGCACGATATGCGCGAGTGGGTGATCTCCTTTCTGGGAGCCATGTACGCAGGTGTGGTGCCGGTGGCGGTGAATACCTTGCTCACCGCAGCTGACTATGCCTACATGCTCGAGCATTGCCGCGCGCAGGCGATTTTCACCAATGGCGCGCTGGTTGCCGTGATGCAGCAGGCTCTGGAGCAGGCCCAGCACGAGGTCAACCATATCTGGGTCGCCAGGCCTGATGAAGCACCGCAAGGCCTGCCACCGGCCTTCGAGCCGCTGCAGCCTTGGCTGCTGCAACAAACGCCGCTGGCCCATGCCGCCAGAACCATGGGCGACGACCCCGGCTTCTGGCTGTATTCCTCGGGCTCCACCGGCAAGCCCAAGGGGGCGGTGCATACCCACGCCAACCCCTACTGGACGGCCGAGTTGTATGGCAAGCCGGTGCTGGGCCTGAGCGAGAGCGATGTCTGCTTTTCCGCCGCCAAGCTTTACTTCGCCTACGGTCTTGGCAACGCCCTGACATTCCCCCTGAGCGTAGGCGCCAGCGTGGTGCTGATGGCCGAGCGCCCCACACCGGAAGCCACCTTCAGGCGCTGGACCGAACACCAGCCCACGGTGTTTTTCGGCGCGCCGACGGGCTTTGCAGGCATGCTGGCTCACTCCGCCTTGCCGCCGCGCGAGCAGGTCAGCCTGCGCATGTGCTCCTCGGCCGGCGAAGCCCTGCCGGCAGAGATTGCCCAGCGCTTCAAGACCCACTTCGGCGCCGATATCGTGGACGGCATCGGCTCCACCGAAATGCTGCACATCTTCATCTCCAACCGCCCGGACGACATACGCTACGGCAGCACGGGAAAGCCTGTACCAGGCTATGTGGTGGAGTTGCGTGGCGAGGACGGACAGCCCGTGGCCGATGGCGAGATTGGCGACCTCTACATCAAAGGTCCGAGCGCCGCCCTGATGTACTGGGCCAACCGTGACAAGACACGCGACACCTTCCAGGGCGTCTGGCTCAAGAGCGGCGACAAATATGTGCGCGATGCCGAGGGCTACTACACCTATGCAGGCCGCAGCGACGACATGCTCAAGGTCAGCGGCATCTATGTCTCGCCCTTCGAGGTCGAATCCACGCTGCAGCAGCACCCTGCCGTATTGGAGGCTGCCGTGATCGGCGTGACCGACGAACAGGGTCTGACCAAGACCAAATCCTATGTGGTGTGCAAGCCCGGACAGAGCGCCAGCGAGGCCGAACTCAAGGCCTTTGTAAAGAGCCGGCTGGCCGCCTACAAATACCCGCGCTTCATTGAATTTGTCGATGAGCTGCCAAAGACCGCGACTGGAAAGATCCAACGCTTTCGCTTGCGTGAGCTGGAATCCAAACCACGCTAA
- a CDS encoding 3,4-dehydroadipyl-CoA semialdehyde dehydrogenase — translation MTELLANHVAGRWQTGGGPGSVLRDPVLGVELVRVDATGLDLGAAFAFARDTGGKALRALSYARRASLLAEIAAVLQSRRDAYYEISTANSGTVRNDTAVDVDGGIYTLNQYARWGAALDDARHLSDGEAVALAKDGAFLSRHIQVPTRGVALFINAFNFPAWGLWEKAAPALLSGLPIIVKPATATAWLTQRMVRDVIDAGILPPGALSIVCGSAAGLLDQLQPMDVVSFTGSADTAATIRSHAAITRHSVRSNIEADSVNCALLMPGHGPGSEAAALLAREVVREMTVKSGQKCTAIRRVLVPQALYDGVAQAIGAQLTKITVGNPRNDAVRMGSLVSREHYDSVQQGLGRLLEHTTALHDGRRNALIDADPAIAACAQPVLLGTQDPDGSALVHDMEVFGPVATLIPYRDLAHGLALAHRGQGSLVCSIYGDDDQALAAAATDLAASHGRVHVVTPAVAKLHTGHGNVMPQSQHGGPGRAGGGSELGGLRALDFYHRKSAIQAAPQVLQALAETTGA, via the coding sequence ATGACCGAGTTACTGGCCAACCATGTGGCAGGCCGCTGGCAAACCGGCGGCGGCCCGGGCAGTGTGTTACGAGATCCGGTACTGGGGGTCGAGCTGGTGCGTGTCGATGCCACAGGGCTTGATCTGGGTGCCGCCTTTGCCTTTGCACGCGACACCGGCGGCAAGGCCTTGCGCGCCCTGAGCTACGCCCGGCGCGCCAGCCTTCTGGCCGAGATTGCCGCGGTGCTGCAAAGCCGGCGCGATGCGTATTACGAGATCTCCACCGCCAACAGCGGCACTGTCAGAAACGACACCGCCGTCGATGTGGACGGCGGCATCTACACCCTGAACCAATACGCCAGATGGGGCGCAGCGCTGGACGATGCCAGACATCTGAGTGACGGCGAAGCCGTGGCGCTGGCCAAGGATGGAGCCTTTCTATCCCGCCATATCCAGGTTCCGACACGTGGCGTGGCGCTGTTCATCAACGCCTTCAACTTCCCGGCCTGGGGGCTGTGGGAAAAAGCGGCTCCAGCCCTGCTCTCGGGCTTGCCCATCATCGTCAAGCCGGCCACCGCCACCGCCTGGCTGACCCAGCGCATGGTCAGGGATGTGATCGATGCCGGCATATTGCCGCCCGGGGCGCTGTCCATCGTCTGCGGCAGTGCCGCCGGATTGCTCGATCAGCTGCAGCCCATGGATGTGGTCTCCTTCACAGGATCTGCGGACACGGCTGCGACCATCCGCTCCCACGCGGCCATCACCCGCCACTCAGTGCGCAGCAATATCGAAGCCGACAGCGTGAACTGCGCGCTGCTGATGCCCGGCCATGGCCCGGGCAGCGAAGCTGCTGCCTTGCTGGCGCGTGAAGTGGTGCGCGAAATGACGGTCAAATCCGGCCAGAAATGCACGGCCATACGCCGCGTGCTGGTACCGCAAGCGCTGTACGACGGTGTGGCCCAGGCCATCGGTGCACAACTGACCAAAATCACCGTAGGCAACCCGCGCAACGACGCTGTGCGCATGGGATCTCTGGTCAGCCGCGAGCACTACGACAGCGTGCAGCAGGGCCTGGGCCGGTTGCTGGAGCACACCACGGCCCTGCATGACGGCAGACGCAACGCGCTGATCGATGCCGACCCGGCGATTGCCGCCTGCGCCCAGCCCGTGCTGCTGGGAACACAGGACCCCGATGGCAGTGCACTCGTGCATGACATGGAAGTCTTTGGCCCCGTGGCCACTCTCATACCCTACCGTGACCTGGCCCATGGCCTGGCACTTGCACATCGCGGACAGGGCTCGCTGGTCTGCTCAATCTACGGCGATGACGACCAAGCCCTGGCCGCCGCTGCCACCGATCTCGCAGCCAGCCACGGCCGCGTGCATGTGGTCACCCCCGCTGTCGCCAAGCTGCATACCGGCCACGGCAATGTCATGCCCCAGTCCCAGCATGGCGGTCCGGGCCGCGCCGGCGGCGGCTCCGAACTCGGCGGCCTGCGGGCACTGGATTTCTATCATCGCAAAAGCGCCATACAAGCTGCACCGCAGGTTCTGCAGGCACTGGCCGAAACGACGGGAGCATGA
- a CDS encoding helix-turn-helix transcriptional regulator: MDQLDMASALVAEGDEAGKSPLLQALGERVRNLRARRGLTRRGLASAAVVSERHLANLEYGTGNVSILVLQQIANALQCSMAELLGDVTTASAEWLLLRELLEGSSEADLKRVRLAAGEILGTAPTGDPHRASRIALIGLRGAGKSTLGRMLAEQLNVPFLELNQEIERVAGCSVREIYDLYGAGAYRRYERRALEEAVQIYSDVVIATPGGIVSDPATFNELLSHCTTVWLQAQPDEHMSRVVAQGDTRPMAANPEAMDDLRRILDGRSAFYSKADHVLDTSGKSLPQSFRQLKALVAA; encoded by the coding sequence ATGGATCAGTTAGACATGGCATCCGCGCTGGTTGCGGAAGGGGATGAGGCGGGCAAAAGCCCGCTGCTGCAGGCCTTGGGCGAGAGGGTGCGCAATCTGCGTGCGCGCCGCGGTCTCACGCGTCGTGGGCTGGCCTCTGCCGCCGTGGTGTCGGAGCGGCATCTGGCCAATCTCGAATACGGCACGGGCAATGTCTCCATCCTGGTGCTGCAGCAGATTGCCAATGCACTTCAGTGCAGCATGGCCGAGTTGCTGGGCGATGTGACGACTGCCAGTGCCGAATGGTTGCTGCTGCGCGAGCTGCTGGAAGGCAGCAGCGAAGCCGACTTGAAGCGCGTGCGACTGGCCGCTGGAGAGATTCTGGGTACCGCACCCACCGGCGATCCGCACCGGGCTTCGCGCATTGCCCTGATAGGCCTGCGCGGCGCAGGCAAGTCCACGCTGGGGCGCATGCTGGCCGAGCAGTTGAATGTGCCGTTTCTGGAGCTGAACCAGGAGATCGAGCGAGTGGCGGGTTGCAGCGTGCGCGAGATTTATGACCTCTATGGAGCTGGCGCCTATCGTCGTTACGAGCGTCGTGCACTCGAAGAGGCCGTGCAGATCTACAGCGATGTGGTGATTGCCACCCCGGGTGGCATCGTATCAGACCCCGCAACCTTCAACGAACTGCTCAGCCACTGCACGACGGTCTGGCTGCAGGCCCAGCCCGATGAGCATATGAGCCGTGTCGTGGCCCAGGGCGACACGCGGCCCATGGCGGCCAACCCCGAGGCCATGGATGATTTGCGCCGGATTCTGGACGGCCGATCGGCCTTTTATTCCAAGGCCGATCATGTCTTGGACACCAGCGGCAAGAGCTTGCCGCAAAGTTTCAGGCAACTGAAAGCGCTGGTCGCCGCCTGA
- a CDS encoding acyl-CoA dehydrogenase family protein has protein sequence MQALDTHDVFNQFDELTDIDLLQVDAALQEVLQRQQAQGFVPALSRFAQQLGQKHRWEQAELANRHTPELQRFDARGRVLDAVEFHPSWHRLMQLYREQGLISLPFESLSRGRWSAWAAGFYLHGQVEQGSLCPATMTTAAIPVLQKEPQLWSQLKARLFSHEYDASDLPLSQKKSIWIGMGMTEKQGGSDVRANTTVARPVHEGGRGGEYLLRGHKWFFSAPMCDAHLVVARMATASGELGGHACFFVPRWRPDGSKNPVRVQRLKDKVGNRSNSSSEVELQDAWGILMGEEGRGIPTIIEMASYTRLNCVLGSAAIVRSATVQSIAYARQRSAFGKHLADQPLMATVLADLALESEASMQLAMHLAQAYELEAEGDLLARAWKRIMTPAAKFWICKRSVEITGEAMEVFGGNGYVQDSIVARLFREAPVNSIWEGSGNVMCLDVLRAMGREPEAARLLLQDLSDMAADRPLLTAMAQSLAQRLSAAPDALEPQARRLVQDLCLLAQACLMHRHAPAPMADGFIHTRLGAQNGAMVVGAFDPAGLDIAAILQRALPA, from the coding sequence ATGCAGGCCCTGGACACCCATGACGTCTTCAACCAGTTCGATGAGCTGACCGACATCGACCTGCTGCAGGTCGATGCTGCCTTGCAGGAGGTGCTGCAGCGCCAGCAGGCCCAGGGCTTTGTGCCAGCGCTGAGCCGCTTTGCGCAACAGCTTGGCCAGAAGCACCGCTGGGAGCAGGCCGAACTCGCCAACCGTCATACGCCCGAGCTGCAGCGCTTTGACGCACGCGGGCGTGTGCTCGATGCCGTGGAATTCCATCCCAGCTGGCATCGCCTCATGCAGCTGTATCGCGAGCAGGGTCTGATCTCCTTGCCCTTTGAGAGCCTGAGCCGCGGTCGCTGGAGCGCCTGGGCCGCCGGCTTTTACCTGCACGGCCAGGTGGAGCAAGGCTCTCTATGCCCAGCCACCATGACCACGGCGGCCATCCCCGTGCTGCAAAAAGAGCCCCAGCTCTGGAGCCAGTTGAAAGCCCGGTTGTTCAGCCACGAGTACGACGCCAGCGATCTGCCCTTGAGCCAGAAAAAATCCATCTGGATAGGCATGGGGATGACGGAGAAGCAGGGCGGCTCGGACGTGCGCGCCAACACCACGGTGGCCCGTCCCGTGCATGAGGGCGGCCGCGGCGGCGAGTATCTGCTGCGCGGCCACAAGTGGTTTTTCTCGGCCCCCATGTGCGACGCCCATCTGGTGGTGGCGCGCATGGCCACGGCAAGCGGTGAGCTCGGCGGTCATGCCTGTTTTTTCGTGCCGCGCTGGCGCCCTGATGGCAGCAAGAACCCGGTGCGTGTGCAGCGCCTCAAGGACAAGGTCGGCAACCGCAGCAACTCCAGCTCGGAAGTGGAGCTGCAGGACGCCTGGGGCATTCTCATGGGCGAGGAAGGGCGCGGCATTCCCACCATCATCGAGATGGCCAGCTACACGCGACTGAACTGCGTGCTGGGCAGCGCGGCCATTGTGCGCAGCGCCACCGTGCAGTCGATTGCCTATGCGCGTCAGCGATCGGCCTTTGGCAAACATCTCGCGGATCAGCCGCTGATGGCCACCGTGCTCGCGGACCTGGCCCTCGAAAGCGAAGCCTCCATGCAGCTCGCCATGCATCTGGCGCAGGCCTATGAGCTGGAGGCCGAAGGCGATCTGCTGGCTCGCGCCTGGAAGCGCATCATGACTCCGGCCGCCAAGTTCTGGATCTGCAAGCGCTCGGTGGAGATCACGGGCGAAGCCATGGAGGTCTTTGGCGGCAACGGCTATGTGCAGGACAGCATCGTCGCGCGCCTGTTCCGCGAGGCGCCGGTCAACTCCATCTGGGAAGGTTCGGGCAATGTGATGTGCCTCGATGTGCTGCGCGCCATGGGCCGCGAGCCCGAAGCCGCGCGCCTGCTGTTGCAGGATCTCAGCGATATGGCTGCCGACCGCCCCCTGCTGACGGCAATGGCGCAATCGCTGGCCCAACGCCTGTCTGCGGCCCCCGATGCACTGGAGCCGCAAGCCCGCCGACTGGTGCAGGACTTGTGTCTGCTGGCCCAGGCCTGCCTGATGCACAGGCACGCGCCCGCCCCCATGGCCGATGGCTTCATCCACACCCGCCTGGGCGCGCAGAACGGAGCCATGGTGGTCGGAGCGTTCGACCCAGCCGGGCTCGACATTGCGGCCATACTTCAGCGCGCCCTGCCCGCCTGA
- a CDS encoding M48 family metallopeptidase — protein sequence MHALISSLRLPSTRNCLLPALVCAALMHAPAQAQVEVGKASVMRQLVPAETLENSATQQYQELLQKAKAQGALADAGNPQLQRLRGIAQRLIPYAAQWNPRASQWRWEVNLIGSKQINAFCMPGGKIAFYTGIIDQLKLTDDEIAMIMGHEMAHALREHSREQLAKNQATSIGISLGAQLLGLGDIGNAAARLGGQLLSLKFSRNDESDADLVGLELAARAGFNPQAAVSLWRKMGQATGEGGIGFLSTHPTGPDRIRQLEGNVPRVMGLYEHARRR from the coding sequence ATGCACGCCCTCATCTCATCCCTGCGCCTGCCCTCCACCCGCAACTGCCTGCTGCCCGCACTGGTCTGCGCTGCGCTGATGCACGCGCCCGCGCAGGCTCAGGTGGAGGTAGGCAAGGCCTCGGTGATGCGCCAGCTGGTGCCGGCCGAGACGCTGGAAAACTCTGCGACCCAGCAATACCAGGAGCTGCTGCAAAAAGCCAAGGCTCAGGGTGCGCTGGCAGACGCTGGCAACCCGCAGCTGCAACGCCTGCGCGGCATTGCCCAGCGCCTCATTCCCTATGCCGCGCAGTGGAACCCGCGCGCCAGCCAGTGGCGCTGGGAGGTCAACCTCATAGGCAGCAAGCAGATCAACGCGTTCTGCATGCCCGGCGGCAAGATCGCCTTCTACACCGGCATCATCGACCAGCTCAAGCTCACGGACGACGAGATCGCCATGATCATGGGCCACGAGATGGCCCATGCCCTGCGCGAGCATTCGCGCGAGCAGCTGGCCAAGAATCAGGCCACCAGCATCGGCATATCGCTGGGCGCGCAACTGCTGGGTCTGGGCGATATCGGCAATGCCGCGGCACGCCTGGGCGGCCAGTTGCTCAGCCTCAAGTTCAGCCGCAACGACGAAAGCGATGCCGATCTGGTCGGACTGGAGCTCGCGGCCCGCGCCGGCTTCAACCCGCAGGCCGCCGTGAGCCTGTGGCGCAAGATGGGGCAGGCCACGGGCGAAGGCGGCATAGGCTTTCTCTCCACGCATCCGACAGGCCCCGATCGCATACGTCAGCTGGAGGGGAACGTGCCGCGCGTCATGGGCTTGTACGAGCATGCACGCAGGCGCTGA
- a CDS encoding DMT family transporter, with protein MGPVGLVLAAAMLWGTTGTAQHFAPAPLSPYWVGGLRMVMAALFFVALAMVLDRGYARQPISWARIVFCGLCMAVYNLSFFAGIKASGVALGTALAIGSGPIWAGLMQAVVQKRMPSPQWWLGTCTGVGGGIVMALAATDRQHLPWTGMALCLLAGLSYAAYALVNQALVLQARVATVNAWVFACAALLSLPVSAWLGGPLQISADGWAVVIYLGMVATGLAYLLFSVGLRGMSAATGVALSKAEPITAFALSLLVVGERPAWWSVIGLLGVIGGLWLVVQAERKTAETV; from the coding sequence TTGGGCCCTGTCGGCCTGGTACTGGCCGCCGCCATGCTCTGGGGCACCACGGGCACGGCACAGCATTTCGCGCCTGCGCCGCTCTCGCCTTACTGGGTGGGCGGCCTGCGCATGGTCATGGCCGCGCTGTTCTTTGTCGCTCTGGCGATGGTGCTGGACCGAGGCTATGCGCGCCAACCCATAAGCTGGGCGCGCATCGTGTTCTGCGGCCTGTGCATGGCCGTCTACAACCTCAGCTTCTTTGCCGGCATCAAGGCCAGCGGCGTCGCCCTGGGTACGGCGCTGGCCATAGGCAGCGGCCCCATCTGGGCCGGTCTGATGCAGGCCGTGGTGCAAAAGCGCATGCCCAGCCCTCAATGGTGGCTTGGCACCTGCACCGGCGTGGGCGGAGGCATTGTCATGGCGCTGGCTGCCACCGACAGACAGCATCTGCCATGGACTGGTATGGCCCTGTGCCTGCTGGCCGGTCTGTCCTATGCCGCCTATGCGCTGGTCAACCAGGCGCTGGTGCTTCAGGCGCGTGTGGCCACGGTCAATGCCTGGGTGTTTGCCTGCGCAGCCCTGCTGTCGCTGCCCGTTTCGGCCTGGCTGGGCGGGCCGCTGCAGATCAGCGCCGACGGCTGGGCCGTGGTGATCTATCTGGGCATGGTCGCCACAGGGCTTGCCTATCTGCTGTTCTCCGTGGGCCTGCGCGGCATGTCTGCCGCAACCGGCGTGGCACTGAGCAAGGCCGAGCCGATCACCGCTTTTGCACTGTCTTTGCTGGTGGTCGGCGAGCGCCCCGCCTGGTGGTCCGTGATCGGTCTGCTCGGCGTGATCGGCGGCCTGTGGCTGGTGGTGCAGGCAGAGCGCAAGACGGCAGAAACCGTCTGA
- a CDS encoding helix-turn-helix domain-containing protein, which translates to MSRDTASSRPVLDQAQASVRSYSGEHQAHAHDYAQILFALQGRMELEVAGRPSFVDSACGMVIPAGADHGYLAAPQTQVLVIDAPMAQGLDKLRRFAVPPSLRFPQSSLSAAAQMALVLQAPTLLQRRGLDLLRLQQQVQAALHESWPTARLAGLMHLSVAQFHARFVELTDRTPQDWLRGLRLDAAVLQLKQGSALEATALRCGYASASALAYALRRERGVTSRQLRQPR; encoded by the coding sequence ATGAGCCGTGACACCGCATCTTCGCGTCCTGTGCTTGACCAGGCACAGGCATCGGTGCGCAGCTACAGCGGCGAGCATCAGGCCCATGCCCATGACTACGCCCAGATTCTGTTTGCACTGCAGGGCCGCATGGAACTGGAGGTGGCCGGCAGACCCAGCTTTGTCGACAGCGCCTGCGGCATGGTCATCCCCGCAGGGGCCGACCATGGCTATCTGGCCGCACCGCAAACCCAGGTCCTGGTGATCGATGCACCCATGGCCCAGGGGCTGGACAAGCTGCGCCGCTTTGCCGTGCCCCCGTCGCTGCGCTTTCCGCAATCGAGCCTGTCGGCTGCCGCGCAGATGGCGCTGGTGCTGCAGGCTCCCACCTTGCTGCAGCGGCGCGGCCTGGATCTGCTGCGGCTGCAGCAACAGGTTCAGGCCGCTTTGCATGAAAGCTGGCCCACGGCCCGGCTGGCGGGCCTGATGCACCTGAGCGTGGCCCAGTTCCATGCCCGTTTTGTGGAGCTGACGGACCGCACCCCGCAGGACTGGCTGCGCGGCCTGCGTCTGGACGCTGCCGTGCTGCAGCTCAAACAGGGGAGCGCACTTGAAGCGACCGCGCTGCGCTGCGGCTACGCCTCGGCCAGCGCCCTGGCCTATGCATTGCGGCGCGAGCGCGGCGTGACATCGCGCCAGCTGCGTCAGCCGCGCTGA
- a CDS encoding AmpG family muropeptide MFS transporter has translation MTESSQTSTSPTSADVVIKPKRSWSQAFKVYAQPTSLRMLALGFSAGLPLLLVLGTLSFWLREADIDRTTIGFLSWVGLAYAFKWVWSPLVDRLPLPALTRMLGRRRSWLLFSQLLIVAGLLGMSFMDPKQSLQPLVWCALLVAFGSATQDIALDAYRIESAKVDDQAALAATYQTGYRLAMIWAGAGVLWVAAQVQGDVQGYVVQAWHVAYTAMAASMLVGMVTVLFSPEPETRPIAPARNAAEWIKGALIAPFADFIGRYRWQALLLLALIGLYRVSDVVMGIMANPFYVDMGYTKEEVAAVTKVFGVIMTLLGGFVGGTMAVRWGVMRVLMLGAVLSAGTNMLFASLATRGHDVSALVWVVSADNLAGGIASAAFIAYLSGLTNVQYSATQYALFSSMMLLAPKWLAGFSGVFVDAYGYEAFFHTTALMGFPVLLLIFLASRVKTGSGA, from the coding sequence ATGACCGAGTCGTCCCAAACAAGCACCAGCCCCACTTCCGCAGATGTCGTCATCAAGCCCAAGCGCAGTTGGAGCCAGGCCTTCAAGGTCTATGCCCAGCCCACCAGCTTGCGCATGCTGGCCCTGGGTTTCTCGGCCGGCCTGCCGCTGCTGCTGGTGCTGGGCACCTTGAGCTTCTGGCTGCGCGAGGCCGATATCGATCGCACGACGATAGGATTCCTGAGCTGGGTGGGTCTGGCCTATGCCTTCAAATGGGTGTGGTCTCCGCTGGTGGATCGCCTGCCTCTGCCGGCGCTGACGCGCATGCTGGGGCGGCGGCGCAGCTGGCTGTTGTTTTCGCAGCTGCTGATCGTGGCGGGCCTGCTCGGCATGTCGTTCATGGACCCCAAGCAGTCCCTGCAGCCGCTGGTGTGGTGCGCGCTGCTGGTGGCTTTCGGCTCGGCCACGCAGGATATTGCGCTCGATGCCTATCGCATCGAGTCTGCCAAGGTCGACGACCAGGCAGCCCTGGCCGCCACCTACCAGACCGGCTATCGCCTGGCCATGATCTGGGCCGGCGCCGGCGTGCTGTGGGTGGCGGCGCAGGTGCAAGGGGATGTGCAGGGCTATGTGGTGCAGGCCTGGCATGTGGCCTATACGGCCATGGCGGCGAGCATGCTGGTGGGCATGGTCACGGTGCTGTTCTCGCCCGAGCCTGAAACCCGTCCCATCGCACCGGCGCGCAATGCCGCCGAATGGATCAAGGGCGCGTTGATTGCACCGTTTGCCGACTTCATCGGCCGCTACCGGTGGCAGGCGCTGCTGCTGCTGGCGCTGATCGGCCTGTATCGCGTGAGCGACGTGGTCATGGGCATCATGGCCAACCCGTTCTATGTGGACATGGGCTACACCAAGGAAGAGGTGGCTGCCGTGACCAAGGTATTCGGCGTCATCATGACGCTGCTGGGTGGCTTTGTGGGCGGCACCATGGCCGTGCGCTGGGGCGTGATGCGCGTGCTGATGCTGGGCGCCGTGCTGTCGGCCGGCACCAATATGCTGTTTGCCTCGCTGGCCACACGCGGCCACGATGTCTCGGCGCTGGTCTGGGTGGTCAGTGCCGACAATCTCGCTGGGGGAATTGCCTCGGCGGCCTTTATCGCCTATCTATCGGGCCTGACCAATGTGCAGTACTCGGCCACGCAATATGCGCTGTTCAGCTCCATGATGCTGCTGGCCCCCAAGTGGCTGGCGGGCTTCTCGGGGGTGTTTGTCGATGCTTATGGTTACGAGGCGTTCTTCCACACCACGGCGCTGATGGGATTCCCCGTGCTGCTGCTGATTTTCCTGGCATCCAGAGTGAAAACTGGCTCTGGCGCTTGA
- a CDS encoding response regulator: MTTLPPMSTHQLLMIEDDVRLAQMVSDYLGNNGLEVTHMADGKSGLEQLQPSDGGSVELPDLVILDLMLPDMDGLEVCRRIRSMPGTAAQVPVLMLTAKGDPMDRIIGLELGADDYLPKPFEPRELLARIRAILRRKGSDSQAAPANAVMRFGSLEIDRDARTVSVGEQQADLTSYQFDLLVALAERAGRVLTRDQIMEAVRGRELEAFDRSIDVHMGRIRAAIEADPKAPKRILTVRGVGYVFAKQQD, from the coding sequence ATGACTACACTGCCCCCTATGAGCACGCACCAACTTCTGATGATTGAGGATGACGTTCGCCTGGCGCAAATGGTGAGCGATTACCTGGGCAATAACGGCCTGGAAGTGACCCATATGGCTGACGGCAAAAGCGGCCTGGAACAACTGCAACCCAGCGATGGTGGCTCGGTCGAGCTGCCCGACCTGGTGATCCTGGACCTGATGCTGCCCGACATGGACGGTCTGGAGGTCTGCCGTCGCATACGTTCCATGCCCGGTACTGCGGCACAGGTGCCTGTGCTGATGCTGACCGCCAAGGGCGATCCCATGGACCGCATCATCGGTCTGGAACTGGGCGCCGACGACTATCTGCCCAAGCCTTTCGAGCCGCGCGAGCTGCTGGCCCGCATTCGCGCCATCCTGCGCCGCAAAGGCAGCGACAGCCAGGCGGCGCCCGCGAATGCCGTCATGCGCTTCGGGAGCCTGGAAATCGATCGCGATGCCCGCACCGTGTCGGTGGGCGAGCAGCAGGCCGACCTCACCTCCTACCAGTTCGACCTGCTGGTGGCACTGGCCGAGCGCGCCGGTCGCGTTCTGACGCGCGACCAGATCATGGAAGCCGTGCGCGGCCGCGAACTGGAGGCCTTCGACCGCTCCATCGACGTGCACATGGGCCGCATCCGCGCCGCTATTGAAGCCGACCCCAAGGCTCCCAAGCGCATTCTCACCGTGCGTGGTGTGGGCTACGTTTTTGCCAAGCAACAAGACTGA